Within the Vibrio tasmaniensis genome, the region AGCAAATCTGGCTTTATGGTACCATTTGCATTGGTATCAACGCAGCACACTGCCGCTTCACCCAACCCGAGTAGCGAGGCAGACTTTTGAACTGTGAAATGAGATTTCTTTGAACATAAGATACGAAGCTTGCTAGCGTATTCTGGTAAGCCAAGTTTTTGGATTGAGTGGCCATTGTGCTTATCCGCAACCCAGTCTCTCGCAAGCAATAAACCCATTAAGTTACTTTGCGTACCGCCGCTAGTGAAAACACCGTCAGCTTGTGCGCCAAGTTGGTATTTGTCACACATCCAATCCACGACGCGCTGCTCAACATAAGTCGCAGCAGATGCTTGGTCCCATGAATCCATTGATTGATTCAACGCCGCAATAATCGATTCCGCAGCAACAGAAGCCATAAGAGGTGGAGTGTGGAGGTGTGCAATACAGTCTGGGTGTTGCACGAAGATGGAGTTTGCAGCGACAAGGTCTGCAGTGCTATCCACAACATCAACCAAAGCGTGTTGGTTGTTATCGAGATCGACAGCATTGATAGCTGCTTCTAACACTTTTGGATCTAAACCCGAATAAGGAGTTTCAACCTGTTCAAAAACGGCTTTCATCGCCTGAGTGGTTTGGTTCATCACGTTAGCAAATTCGTCGCTACCGCCTAAACCTGTCTGGATGAAATGCTTGTTCCATTCCTGATTTGGTTCTTCGCTTTGTGTTTGGTCTTGTTGTAAACCACCACCCACTGCGATGATGGCTTCTTCCATCACTCGCAATGCAAAGTCGATCTGCTCGAAAGAGATAATCATTGGTGGAAGGAAACGAATAACCGAACCATCACGACCACCCTTTTCAACCATCAAGCCGCGCTCTAATGCTGCTCGTTGAATCGCTAACGTCAGTTCGCCGTCGGATTGCGGCTCGCCAAATTTGTTGAGCTCACCGTTTGGTTGCTTGATCTCAGCGCCAAGCATCAGGCCTTTACCACGAACTTCAGCAATACAGTTCACGCGTGCTTGAATTTTCTCGAGCCCGTGACGTAAGTATTGGCCGGCAATGTTCGCATGCTCAACCAAGCCATCGCGTTCAATGATTTCCAGTGCTTTAGCGCCAGACACCATTGCTAATTGGTTACCACGGAATGTGCCAGTGTGCTCACCCGCTTTCCAAGTATCGATGCTCTTATCGAACACAAGCAGCGACATAGGCAGTCCGCCACCAATCGCTTTAGATAAACATAAGATATCAGGGTTAACGCCTGACTCTTCAAACGCGAATCGATGGCCCGTTTTACCCACGCCACACTGAATTTCATCAAAAATCAGTAGGATGCCATGCTCATCACAGATGCGACGTAGGCCTTGTAGCCAAGATGCAGGAGCTGGAATCACACCGCCCTCACCTTGTACAGGCTCGACGATCATCGCTGCAGGTTTCATGATGCCAGATTCATCGTCATTCAACATACGCTCGATGTAACGAATGCTCGCGTTAGCACCCGCTTCACCACCAATGCCAAACGGGCAACGAAGGTTGTATGGGAAAGGCATGAAATGTACGTCAGACATTAAGCCACTACGACGTTCTTTAGTGCCAAGGTTACCCATCATACCCATAGTGCCGTTAGTCATGCCGTGGTAAGCACCACGGAAAGCAAACATGGTGTTGCGACCTGTGGTTTGCTTGGCTAGCTTGATTGCGGCTTCCACAGCATCAGCGCCAGACGGGCCACAGAATTGAAGAACCGAGTTCGTTGAAAAGTCTTGAGGGAGAAAAGCTTTAACTCGCTTGATAAACGTCTCTTTTGCTTGAGTCGTAATATCAAGTGTCTGATATGGCAAACCAGAATCGAGTTGGTCTTTAAGTGCTTGGTTAATCTCAGGGTGGTTGTAGCCCAGAGAAAGTGTACCTGCACCGGCTAAGCAATCGAGAAAGAGTTGGCCACGAGTATCTTCAACTAAAACACCACATGCTCGTTTAATAGCAATCGGTAGGCGTCTTGGGTAAGAGCGAACATCCGACTCATGCTGCTCTTGCTCAAGCAAAATAGCGTCGGGTGTTAGGTCGTAAGTTCCCTCTACGATAGGAACCATAGTTGAAAATGAATTTGCGATAGTATTAATATCGACTTCAAAGGCGGTAGTCATAAAAGTCCCCTTGAATGTGTTCATACTCACCTCCATCAGACTTAATTGCACACCGTCTCTCTATTGATTTAGAGAGAATTCATAGTGAAGCACGCGTATTGTCTAGAAATGAGATATAGCTGTATGCTCGCATAAGTCAAATGACAAATACGAAATTAGGCCGTCTTAGGACAGCAAAAATTATTTAGCGAGAGCTCAAGGTTCAGTGATGCTACTGTTTTGAAGAATTGGACATTTGTGCAGTATCGGACAGCTATGAAGAACTGGCCCTTTTGGAAATGCAGAGCTGATTAGCAATGTTGTTATTAGTGTGTTCAATGTTGGGTTTCCCATTAGCATGGCGAATTGCGCCATAAGTATCCCGTCTATCAGCTAAAGGCTAGCTGATACCTACCCTACGTAATGTCCCAATCAGCAAGAATGGTCACTACGCGTATCCCCCAGAAGCAATCGTTGCTCTTCTTGAACATTGTTCATTCCGAGATTGCGCGGGAAAGTAACATAAAGTGAAATGAACGATCAATAGTTTTTAATAATCGCTTGATAAATAGGAGCGGTAACTGACAAATTGCTGAAAATATCGTCAAGTTAATTTTTAGGTAAGGAGATCCCCGGTTCATTCGTCCCTCATGCCCGAGGATGACGAGGCAGGTATACAGGCGGTGTTAGTGATTTTGAGGTCATGGCGTCATTCCCTAGCACGAGGAACGAGTTCATAGGGAATCTCGCTTTTAAAAGCTAAGTAATGTAAACGAACTTGATAGCAACATTTTGAGATATAAAAGGAAGTTTGGGTGTGTTCAAACAGAAAGAGGAATAACGCATAAAAATCAGAACAGCAGAAACCAAAAAGCCCGAACATTTCTGTTCGGGCTTTTTAATTTGGAGCGATACATCGGGTTCGAACCGATGACCTCAACCTTGGCAAGGTTGCGCTCTACCAACTGAGCTAGTATCGCATTTGCTACATCCGTTAAGACGTAGACTTTAATAGATGGTGCCCCGGGCCGGACTTGAACCGGCACAGCGCGAACGCCGAGGGATTTTAAATCCCTTGTGTCTACCAATTCCACCACCAGGGCACGCAATTCTTTATTGCGATGCCGATTACTGAAAAGTAAAACACCATCTTAATGCAGACGCCAATCAACATTACAAATTTTGGAGCGATACATCGGGTTCGAACCGATGACCTCAACCTTGGCAAGGTTGCGCTCTACCAACTGAGCTAGTATCGCATTTTCATTATTCCTGCCTCTTCTTTTAAAAAGAGAAAGAGATAATGGAGGCGCCTCCCGGAGTCGAACCGAGGTCCACGGATTTGCAATCCGCTGCATAGCCACTCTGCCAAGGCGCCTTAGTAACTCCAATCAGATTGCTTATTGCCATCCTTTTGGGTACGGGATGCATTCTACGGATTCAGGCGATTGAGTCAATATTATTTTTGTATTTTTAATTCGTTTGAATAGATTTCATACGAAACAGGCCAAATAGCTGACTTTATGTGCAAAACACACTGTTAGTAGGTTATTCAAAAGAGATCTATATCACATTAGATGTCCACTATTGATAACTTAACCGTAGGTTAAAGATCAAAAAAGCGAGCCTCAGCTCGCTTCTTAATCAATGGTGTTTTTCGTCTAACAAATCGTCTTTGGCGGCCATCAAGTACTGCGCCATAGACCAATAAGTAAGAACGGTGGCAACATAGAGTGCAATATAACCTACCCAAACCATCCAATCATCATAGCGCCAGATAAGTACCCAAAGAGCAAACATTTGAGAAACGGTTTTTACTTTACCAACCCAAGACACCGCAACACTTGCGCGTTTACCGATTTCAGCCATCCATTCACGAAGCGCCGAGATGATAATTTCACGACCAATCATGGTCACCGCAGGAATAGTCACCCAGATCGAGTGATAATGCTCGGTAACTAAGATAAGAGCCGTAGCAACCAGCACTTTATCCGCCACAGGGTCAATAAAGGCACCAAAGCGAGAAGTTTGTCCGAGTTTACGAGCCAGCATGCCATCTAGCCAATCAGTAAAACCCGCTACCCAAAACACCATTGCAGCAGCAAAAGGAGCCCATTGATAAGGTAGGTAAAAAACAACAACGAATACTGGGATCAAAAATAGTCTCAGTAAGGACAAAATGTTAGGTATATTCAAACGCATATTATTGGGCTCTTATTAATTGCGCTTTAATGGTGCGGGATTTTTACTATTGTTTCAATGCTTGATAAATGTTTTCTGCCAAAGAATGACTAATGCCCGGCACTTTGGCTATTTCTTCGACAGTTGCACGCTTAAGTTCTTGTAAGCCACCCATATATTTCAACAAAGATTGACGACGTTTCGGTCCTACCCCTTCGATTCCTTCCAAAGCACTGGTTCGGCGAGTTTTACCTCGTTTCGCTCTGTGCCCTGCTATCGCGTGATTATGGCTTTCATCACGAATGTGCTGGATAAGGTGCAACGCTGGTGCATCACTGGGTAAGTTAAATTCCTCACCTTCAAGAGTAACTAAGGTTTCTAAACCCGGCTTACGGGTCACACCTTTCGCGATACCCATCATTCTTGGTCGAAATGGCCAATCACCCCAATATTGAGAAACAATCTCGTGAGCGCGATTCAGTTGCCCCTTACCACCATCGATGAAGATGATGTCTGGAATTTTATCGACATCAAGTTGCTTCGAGTAACGCCTCTCAAGAGCCTGAGCCATGGCCGCATAGTCATCACCACCAGTAATCCCGGTGATGTTGTAACGACGGTATTCGGGTTTAACCGGCCCTTCTTGATTGAACACCACACAAGACGCAATTGTGCTTTCACCCATGGTATGACTGATATCGAAACATTCCATTCGTTTAATCGCATCCATCGACAACACTTCTTGAAGCTCTTTAAAGCGCTGGTTGATGGTCATCTTGTGATTAATCTTGGTGGTAATAGCCGTCAATGCATTGGTATTCGAGAGTTTAAGATAACGACCTCGAGTACCTGAAGGGTTGGTATTGAAGTAAATCTTACGACCCGCCACTTCACACAAAGCTTCTTGAATCGGTGTGATATCTTCCATCAAATCGGCATTGAGAATCAAACGCGTTGGGATGGTTCTTGCTTCATTATGCGCAAGATAGTATTGGCTTAAAAAGCTCGAAAAAACCTCTTCTCGCACCGTATTGTTGGGAATTTTCGGAAAATGACTTCTACTGCCTAAAACCTTGCCTTGGCGAATCATCAAGATATGAATACAAGCCACGCCATTCTCTTGAGCAAAACCCAACACGTCCATATCTTCCATTGAATCGTCAGATACGTACTGTTGCTCTTGCACGCGTCGAATCGCTTGGATTTGGTCGCGGAAAGCGGCCGCTTGCTCAAAGCGAAGCTCCTGGCTAGCCTTGTCCATTTTGTCGATAAGCGTTTCAAGGACGAGCTTATCCTTCCCTTGCAGGAATAGACGAACGTAGTCGATAAGTTCACTGTACTCTTCATCAGAGATGATTGAGCTGACACATGGCGCAGCACAACGGCCAATCTGATACATCAAACACGGGCGCGTTCTGTTGGCATAAACCGTATCTTCACACTGGCGAGCAGGAAAGATTTTTTGTAGTAGGTGCAACGTCTCACGCACAGCGCCGGAATCAGGGTAAGGACCAAAGTATTCGCCCTTTTTCTTTTTAGCACCACGATGCATCGACAAACGAGGATGCTTGTGACCGCTAATAAAAATATAAGGGTACGACTTATCATCACGCAAAAGTACGTTGTATTTAGGCAAGTACTGCTTGATGTAGTTATGCTCAAGGATGAGCGCTTCTGTTTCCGTGTGCGTTACAGTGACATCGATCTTGTCAATATTGCTGACTAAAGCGCGTGTTTTTTCACTGTCGACTTTTTTACGGAAATAACTGGAAAGGCGTTTTTTGAGGTTCTTAGCTTTACCGACGTAAATAACAACAGCCTCGGCGTTATACATTCGATAAACGCCGGGCTGCTCTGTTACTGTCTTGAGGAATGAGACTGAGTCAAACAAGTTGGTCACTATACGATCTCAGTGTTAAAGGGTCTCAGTGTCTAACATTCCATGTCTAATCGCTAAATGCGTCAGCTCTACATCGCCACTGATATCCAGCTTACTGAACAAGCGGTAGCGGTAACTGTTGACTGTTTTAGGACTTAGATTGAGTTGTTCTGAAATATCCGTCACTTTCTGACCTTTGGTAATCATCATCATGATTTGAAGTTCACGTTCAGATAAGTCTGCGAATGGATTTTCAGACGCAGGAGAAAATTGGCTCAAAGCCATCTGCTGCGCTATTTCTGGTGAAATGTATCGTTGGCCGCTATTAACCACTCGAATTGCATTGACCATTTCATCCGGACCTGCCCCTTTAGTAAGGTAACCAGCAGCCCCAGCTTGCATCACTTTAGTTGGAAACGGATTTTCCGTATGAACAGTTAAAACGATGATTTTAACATCAGGGTTGAAACGCAAGATTTTCTTGGTTGCTTCTAAGCCACCAATACCAGGCATATTCATATCCATCAAAATAACGTCAGTATTGTTAGTACGACACCATTTTGCAGCATCTTCACCGCTTTCAGCTTCCCCTGCTACGTTCATTCCACGGACGTCTTCAATAATACGTCGTATCCCTGTGCGAACCAGCTCGTGATCATCTACAAGGAAAACATTTATCAAACTTGTATCTCCACACTATTAATTGGCTCTGCAACCACTGTGTCGTTTCATCTATTTGAAACAATTGAATAAAGGAACAGTGAATCGCAGCATTGAGTACATCTTAACTTAATTGCTAAAAAAAATCTCTGTTGAATATGTGCTGAAACACGAACTTTAGCAAGGACTTATTAACAAATAAGGCAACTAAAACAACAAGCTTTTTCTAAAAATCAACCAGTTAAAACAACACCCAATAAAATTACACAAGATAAAGATATTTTCAATACCATTGAATAACCATTCGTGACAAATTCACTTATTTGCTTATTAAGTCCCGTTATTAAACCCCGTTAACGATAAATTAGTGACTATTTACCCAGCCTATTGTGCGAAATTGAACGCTAGATGTTAGTATTCGACTCCCAGTTTCAACAGGTTACTACATTGGATATTCAGCAAGGCTTTGTACTCACAAGACAGGCAAGAGACTTTTCAGGGCGCACACAAATCGACTTGTGGTTAAGTACCCCTAAAGGCCCTAATCTACTGACCATTCAAAATGAAAAACCTGTATTTTTTGTCGCTCAATCTGATGTCGAAGCATGTCAGGTTATCGCAGCGAAAGAGTCGATCGATTGCCAATTCAAGCCTCTCGAGCTGGTTACATTCGATCAAACTCCTCTCGCCGCATGTTACACCTCACTGTCGAGAAGTAGCTTTGGTTTAGCGCAAGCCTTTAACGGTGAAGAGATCCAAACCTTTGAAAGCGATATACGACTGGCCGATCGTTTCTTGATGGAACGCTTTATCAAAGGCAGCATCGAATTCACAGGCGCTATTACTCAAAAAAAACAGCACCTCAGAGTTTCGAACGCAAAGTGCCGAGCGGGCGATTACTTACCCAGTTTATCTGTGGTATCGCTTGATATTGAATGTTCAGAAAAAGGTGTGCTTTACTCCATCGGCCTAGACAGCCCAATGGATAGCCGAGTGATCATGGTCGGCGAACCACAAGAAGCAGACACCAATATCCAATGGGTTGCGAATGAGAAAGCGCTGCTTGAAGCCATGATTGCTTGGTTCTCCGAATTTGACCCCGACATCATCATTGGTTGGAATGTCATTGATTTCGACTTTAGGCTGCTGCACAAGCGTTCAGAATGGAACGAAGTGAAACTCAGTATTGGTCGCGACAATCAACCGAGCTTCTTTCGCAGCTCCGCACAAAATCAGCAGGGCTTCATTACCATTCCAGGGCGTGTTGTCTTGGATGGTATCGATATGCTTAAAACAGCAACCTACCATTTCCGTTCATGGTCTCTTGAGTCCGTGTCACAAGAGTTGCTGGGCGAAGGTAAAGACATACATAATGTTCATGACCGCATGGATGAAATCAATCGAATGTTTAAGTTCGACAAGCCTTCGCTCGCCAAGTACAACCTTCAAGACTGCGTGCTAGTAAACCGCATCTTCGAACACACTCACCTACTCGACTTCGCGATTGAGCGCTCTCGATTAACTGGTGTAGAGCTGGATCGTGTTGGTGGCTCTGTTGCGGCTTTTACTAATTTATACATGCCTCAAATACACCGAGCAGGTTACGTCGCGCCTAATTTAGAGCCGGAGAACTGGATTGCGAGCCCCGGTGGCTATGTAATGGATTCAATCCCCAACCTTTATGACTCTGTGTTAGTTCTCGATTTTAAGAGCCTATACCCATCAATCATTCGCTCTTTCTTGATTGACCCCATGGGGCTGATTGAAGGGCTAAAGTTAGAGTTAGGCTCTGAAGAAGACCAAGCAGTAGCTGGGTTTCGTGGCGGTCAGTTCCACCGATCTAAGCACTTTCTACCAGAGATGATCGAAAACCTCTGGGCAGCGCGTGATGTCGCAAAGAAGAACAACGAAAAAGCGTTTTCTCAAGCGATTAAGATCATCATGAACTCTTTCTATGGCGTACTTGGTTCTTCTGGTTGTCGCTTCTTCGATACACGCTTGGCATCCTCAATCACCATGCGCGGGCATGAGATCATGAAGCAAACCAAGCTTCTGATCGAAGATAAAGGCTATCAGGTGATTTATGGCGATACCGATTCAACCTTCGTGTCTCTGAATGGCAGTTTTGAGCAAGAGCAAGCGGACGAAATTGGCCGCTCTCTCGTGACTTATATCAACGACTGGTGGACAAATCATCTCAAAGAGACCTACAACCTCACCTCAATACTTGAATTGGAATATGAGACTCACTATCGCAAGTTTCTGATGCCGACCATTCGAGGCTCAGAGACAGGATCGAAGAAACGTTATGCAGGCTTGATCAATCTAGGTGACAAAGAGAAGATCATCTTTAAAGGACTGGAGAGTGCACGAACCGATTGGACCCCCCTCGCACAGCAGTTTCAACAAACCCTGTATGAGATGGTGTTTCACGACCAAGATCCAACCGACTATGTCAGACAGTTTGTTGATGAAACCTCTGCTGGCAAGCATGATGATTTATTGGTGTATCAAAAGCGCTTACGCCGTAAATTACACGAATACCAAAAGAACATTCCGCCACAGGTTCGCGCAGCTCGAATGGCCGATGAGATCAATGCTCAGCTAGGACGCCCTCTTCAATACCAAAATAAAGGACGTATTGAATATTTGATTACGCTGAGTGGCCCTGAGCCCAAAGAGCATTTGAAGAGTGGCATCGATTATCAACATTACATCGATAAGCAGATTAAACCGGTCGCAGAAGCGATTCTGCCATTTATAGGATTAGATTTTGAAAGAGTCAGCGGCCAGCAGCTAGGTCTGTTCTAGATTGAATTATCTTTTCGAGGCGACATTAGACTCGAGATATCTATTAAAACTCGAACCAGACATCAAAACGAAAAAAGCAGAGGAGTGCTGTGTTACTCAGCCCGCTCTGCTTTTTAGTATTCATTGGGAGTTTACGAATCTCTACCCGATTCGAAACTCAGTTTTCTGATACTGCTTAACCAGCCATTCACCAAAGCCATCAAGAATCCCTATCACCGAACGTTTGGGAATCGCACGCCCAGACAGCAAAATACCCAACCTTTGAATCTCAACTTCTTTCTCTGGGTGATATCTCAAGAACTGTTGACCGCACTCCATAGGCGCATCGAACCAGTTCTTGTCTCGGTACATGATCAAAGAGTAACTGGCTCGCAGAAGCTTCTTGGCAATAATCATCTGCGCG harbors:
- a CDS encoding DNA polymerase II; the protein is MDIQQGFVLTRQARDFSGRTQIDLWLSTPKGPNLLTIQNEKPVFFVAQSDVEACQVIAAKESIDCQFKPLELVTFDQTPLAACYTSLSRSSFGLAQAFNGEEIQTFESDIRLADRFLMERFIKGSIEFTGAITQKKQHLRVSNAKCRAGDYLPSLSVVSLDIECSEKGVLYSIGLDSPMDSRVIMVGEPQEADTNIQWVANEKALLEAMIAWFSEFDPDIIIGWNVIDFDFRLLHKRSEWNEVKLSIGRDNQPSFFRSSAQNQQGFITIPGRVVLDGIDMLKTATYHFRSWSLESVSQELLGEGKDIHNVHDRMDEINRMFKFDKPSLAKYNLQDCVLVNRIFEHTHLLDFAIERSRLTGVELDRVGGSVAAFTNLYMPQIHRAGYVAPNLEPENWIASPGGYVMDSIPNLYDSVLVLDFKSLYPSIIRSFLIDPMGLIEGLKLELGSEEDQAVAGFRGGQFHRSKHFLPEMIENLWAARDVAKKNNEKAFSQAIKIIMNSFYGVLGSSGCRFFDTRLASSITMRGHEIMKQTKLLIEDKGYQVIYGDTDSTFVSLNGSFEQEQADEIGRSLVTYINDWWTNHLKETYNLTSILELEYETHYRKFLMPTIRGSETGSKKRYAGLINLGDKEKIIFKGLESARTDWTPLAQQFQQTLYEMVFHDQDPTDYVRQFVDETSAGKHDDLLVYQKRLRRKLHEYQKNIPPQVRAARMADEINAQLGRPLQYQNKGRIEYLITLSGPEPKEHLKSGIDYQHYIDKQIKPVAEAILPFIGLDFERVSGQQLGLF
- the pgsA gene encoding CDP-diacylglycerol--glycerol-3-phosphate 3-phosphatidyltransferase, which produces MRLNIPNILSLLRLFLIPVFVVVFYLPYQWAPFAAAMVFWVAGFTDWLDGMLARKLGQTSRFGAFIDPVADKVLVATALILVTEHYHSIWVTIPAVTMIGREIIISALREWMAEIGKRASVAVSWVGKVKTVSQMFALWVLIWRYDDWMVWVGYIALYVATVLTYWSMAQYLMAAKDDLLDEKHH
- the uvrY gene encoding UvrY/SirA/GacA family response regulator transcription factor, which produces MINVFLVDDHELVRTGIRRIIEDVRGMNVAGEAESGEDAAKWCRTNNTDVILMDMNMPGIGGLEATKKILRFNPDVKIIVLTVHTENPFPTKVMQAGAAGYLTKGAGPDEMVNAIRVVNSGQRYISPEIAQQMALSQFSPASENPFADLSERELQIMMMITKGQKVTDISEQLNLSPKTVNSYRYRLFSKLDISGDVELTHLAIRHGMLDTETL
- the uvrC gene encoding excinuclease ABC subunit UvrC; the protein is MTNLFDSVSFLKTVTEQPGVYRMYNAEAVVIYVGKAKNLKKRLSSYFRKKVDSEKTRALVSNIDKIDVTVTHTETEALILEHNYIKQYLPKYNVLLRDDKSYPYIFISGHKHPRLSMHRGAKKKKGEYFGPYPDSGAVRETLHLLQKIFPARQCEDTVYANRTRPCLMYQIGRCAAPCVSSIISDEEYSELIDYVRLFLQGKDKLVLETLIDKMDKASQELRFEQAAAFRDQIQAIRRVQEQQYVSDDSMEDMDVLGFAQENGVACIHILMIRQGKVLGSRSHFPKIPNNTVREEVFSSFLSQYYLAHNEARTIPTRLILNADLMEDITPIQEALCEVAGRKIYFNTNPSGTRGRYLKLSNTNALTAITTKINHKMTINQRFKELQEVLSMDAIKRMECFDISHTMGESTIASCVVFNQEGPVKPEYRRYNITGITGGDDYAAMAQALERRYSKQLDVDKIPDIIFIDGGKGQLNRAHEIVSQYWGDWPFRPRMMGIAKGVTRKPGLETLVTLEGEEFNLPSDAPALHLIQHIRDESHNHAIAGHRAKRGKTRRTSALEGIEGVGPKRRQSLLKYMGGLQELKRATVEEIAKVPGISHSLAENIYQALKQ
- a CDS encoding pyridoxal phosphate-dependent class III aminotransferase — protein: MNTFKGTFMTTAFEVDINTIANSFSTMVPIVEGTYDLTPDAILLEQEQHESDVRSYPRRLPIAIKRACGVLVEDTRGQLFLDCLAGAGTLSLGYNHPEINQALKDQLDSGLPYQTLDITTQAKETFIKRVKAFLPQDFSTNSVLQFCGPSGADAVEAAIKLAKQTTGRNTMFAFRGAYHGMTNGTMGMMGNLGTKERRSGLMSDVHFMPFPYNLRCPFGIGGEAGANASIRYIERMLNDDESGIMKPAAMIVEPVQGEGGVIPAPASWLQGLRRICDEHGILLIFDEIQCGVGKTGHRFAFEESGVNPDILCLSKAIGGGLPMSLLVFDKSIDTWKAGEHTGTFRGNQLAMVSGAKALEIIERDGLVEHANIAGQYLRHGLEKIQARVNCIAEVRGKGLMLGAEIKQPNGELNKFGEPQSDGELTLAIQRAALERGLMVEKGGRDGSVIRFLPPMIISFEQIDFALRVMEEAIIAVGGGLQQDQTQSEEPNQEWNKHFIQTGLGGSDEFANVMNQTTQAMKAVFEQVETPYSGLDPKVLEAAINAVDLDNNQHALVDVVDSTADLVAANSIFVQHPDCIAHLHTPPLMASVAAESIIAALNQSMDSWDQASAATYVEQRVVDWMCDKYQLGAQADGVFTSGGTQSNLMGLLLARDWVADKHNGHSIQKLGLPEYASKLRILCSKKSHFTVQKSASLLGLGEAAVCCVDTNANGTIKPDLLDAEVKALKAQGLIPFAVVGTAGTTDHGAIDDLEAIADIANQQGLWFHVDSAYGGALILSSHKARLKGIEKADSVSVDFHKLFFQTISCGAVLLKDKANFKYLLHHADYLNREHDELPNLVDKSIATTKRFDALKVFMTMQSVGPKQLGDMYDHLLEQTLQVADLIQKHDDFELLAEPSLSTVLFRSVPSNGPSANGVLDLDKLNQTLRLEALTRGVAVLGETVVDGKSALKFTILNPCLTTSDFKSLINKIQTLAIELAEQQG